GGTGTAAAACTTCAATATTTTAATACTACTTCTTTTCCTAGCTTTAGTGCAAAGAATAAAAAGAATTGCTTTTTTGAAAATGTAAAAATTATTAATGAATTAATTAAATTAAAAATAATACAAAATAACACATAACGAATAGGCTTCGCACCGGACGCCATTCAATAAATAGCCGCAGGCTCACCTTTTAAAAATTAGCGTCTGGCTGTCCCGATCTTTCTGTCTTGTCTCAAACCAATAATAACTTAAGAATGATTATTTTTACAATCTTTGGCCTTGTCTATTTTTTTTAAATAGTTTTCAGGCAGGCTTTGTGATGTTACATTTTGATGCAGGAAAAAATTTTATTAACTTCTTTTAATCTTAGAATTTCTGGTAAGGATTTGTCTCGAGGTGAACGAACCAGTCCAAAGACATTCCATTGCTTTTGCATCGTTTTTTCGAAGAAGAATTTAGTAGCGCTGATGGATACGGAGAAAGCCGCCCGAGACCAGTGTTTTACGTTCCTGTTGTAGAGAAAATACGCTTTGATTTCCTGTTCATTGATTAATTCTGGCGCCTTATCGAAATGGGCTGCTAATTGTTTTAAAGCGTAAGTGTAAGAACGGATGGTGCTTTCGGAGAAATTCCGAAGTTGCATATCCTGGACAAAGCGATGGAATAAACGGGTCATGACATACCTCCAAAGTTAAATGAATGTTTAGACAACTGTACTTTAACTTAAGGTGTGTCATGACCTAATAAAAATTGCCCCGCCTGCGGGGCTTAGTTCAACACGGGCGTGAACTCGGAATTTGCCACGCGCCCTGTTCATTGTAATTTCAAATTTTTGTTAGCGTGGCAAACCCGGTTACGCTTAATTCGTTAGCAGTAAAATAATTCTATATCAAAAGGAGAGATTAATGCATTATAATTTTGGCACCCCGGGTTTAGTTATTATATCTGTTTTTCTTCTTTTATGTCTGATTTTCTTTTTTTATTCAAGAAAGAAAATCCGTTCCAGAATAAAAGAAGATTTAGATTTAGCAAATAAAAAATACGGTATCCTTTGGATAATAATTGGTTTAGTTGTGTCAATTATTTCTGTGATATTTCATTTGTATTTCCAGATAGACATTTCTCGTTCTAATAGACTTCTACAACCACTATTAGAAATGACTTCTGAACCAATTATCATATTTACAATTATATTTTTCTTAATAGGTGTTACGATATTGTTTATAGGAATATATTCTGTCCGAGTTAGAAAAGAAATGTTAGATAAATCAACACAATAAATTAATTAATTTTGAATCGTCTGAATTTGAAAATCAAGTCAGCCAGTTGACAAGATATATTGAATATATTTATGAGTTCAGTATAAAAACCACGAATTTCACGAATAGACACGAATATATTTAAATAAAAACAATAGTCCCATTTAAATGAAATTCGATAATAAAACCTTTTTATAGCGGACTCATACATTGTCTTTGACTTTTGGAACAGCCCCGGGAGGGAGGATGAGTTTTTAAAACAGTACAAAAATTTTCGAACGCTAATACATTAGATGCTACGAAGGAAGTATCCTAAATAGGTAAGAATTATTCGTGATTGGCTAGTCAAGTCTAATTTTTTGCGTAAACTCCTTCCTGAACAAACTTAGTAAACACTTTTATTTTTTCTGCGATCATCTTCGAAATTTCCGGGCAATAAAAGCTCTGGCTAATTTGTCTCTCGCTGGCTAACGCAAATCCAGTAAGAAAATACTTTAAAAAATAGATTGTTTCTTTAAAAGTAGTAAGACTTCTCTCTTCGTTCGAAATGACAGGTCACCCTTTTTCAGGCGAGCTCATTCTTTCTTCATAAGGATAAACGGCTTTAGCGCGCCCAGATTTTCTGGCTGCCAATTTTCAATTAGATTTTTTTAGCCAATTTAACTAAATTCTCCCTCTAATGAAATGGAGTTTAAATAATGTTGCAAATCAATGATTTGTCTTATGAAATCGGCGAGCGGAAATTATTAAACAACGTTAGTTTTGCCGTACATCCGGGACAGAAGATCGGTTTAATCGGTCCCAACGGTGCCGGTAAAACCACCCTGCTGCGCATTCTGGCCGGTGAATTAAAGCCGTTAAGTGGCAGCATTTTGATGCCCCGCGGGTACAAAATCGGCTATTTACCGCAGGAACAGGTGGCCTTTGGCGTGGGCAGCCTGCTGGGGGCGGTGCTGGAGGGGCACGCCGAAATCCAGCAAATTGAAATGCAAATCCATGAAATTCAAAGTCAACTGACCGGCAACGATGCCCATAACGCCCGGCTGTTAAAAAAACTGGGCGAATTGCAAGATCGCTTCAGCCTGCTGGGCGGCTATGAGCTGGAATCGGAAGCGAAAAAAATTTTAATGGGGCTGGGCTTTAAAGAGTCGGACTTTTTTCGCCCTTTAAAGGAATTTAGCGGCGGCTGGCGCATGCGCGCTTATCTGGCTAAAATCCTGTTAATCAAACCCGATCTGCTTTTGTTAGATGAACCCACCAATCACCTGGATTTGCCCTCGCTGGAATGGATCGAAGGCTTTTTAAAGACCTTTACCGGCAGCATGATCATCATCTCTCATGATCGTTATTTTCTGGATCGTCTGGCGCAGATCATCGCCGAACTGCAACACGGGCAATTGACGCTCTATCACGGGAACTATCACTTTTACGAGCAAGAAAAAGCAAAGCGCCAGGAACAGTTAATCAAGCAATGGGAAGAGCAGCAGGCCGAAATCCAGCGCATTCAACGCTTTATCGATCGTTTTCGATACAAAGCCACTAAAGCCGCCCAGGTGCAAAGCCGTATTAAGAAGCTGGAAAAATTAGAACGGATTGAGCTGCCCGAAGAAGAAAAATTCATCCGCTTTAAAATTAGAGCGGCGGTCCAGAGCTATAAAGATGTTTTACAAATTGAAAATCTGTTTTTTAGATATGTGGAAACCCAACCCTGGATCTTTCAGGGCGTCGATTTTCGTCTGTACCGCGGACAAAAGATTGCGCTGGTCGGTCCTAACGGCGTGGGCAAAACAACGTTTACGCGTCTGATCACCGGTGAATTGAAACCAACGCAGGGGAAAATTCAGGCAGGCCAGCGCGTGAAGATCAGCTACTACGCACAGCATCAGGTCGATGCGCTGAATCTGGACAGCACGGTAATGGAAGCCGTGCAGCAGAGCGCCGCGCCGGAGTTTAGCGGCAAAGAGCGCGATATTCTGGGAACCTTTGGCCTAAGCGGCGATGCCGTGGAAAAACCGATTAAAGTTCTTTCCGGCGGCGAAAAAGCTCGTGTTTCGCTGGCAAAAATTTTGCTCTCGCCGGCTAACTTTTTGATTATGGACGAACCCACCAACCATCTGGATTTAAAATCCAGAGAAGCGCTGGAATTCGCCCTCAACGATTACGACGGCACGCTGCTGCTGATCTCGCACGATCGCTATTTTCTGGACAAGCTGGTGCAAAAGGTGGTGGAAATCAAAGACGGCAAACTGTACGAATACGAAGGCAATTACAGCGACTACCTGCGTTTAAAAGAAGTGCGTGTCTTTATCGACCAAAAAGAAAAATCCTCAGCAGAACAAAAGCCAGAAAGCAAAAAAAGCGCCGGCAGAAAAAGCAAAGAACAAAAACGCCTGGAGGCCGAAGCGCGCCAGAAAATAAGCCGTCAGCGTAAAAAACTGGCCGCGGAAATTGAACAACTGGAAAACCAGATCGAACAGGCGGAAGCGCAAAAAGCCGATCTGGAAAAACAACTGGCCGATCCGGCGACTTACCAGAACAGCGCCCGCGCCGTGGAACTGCAAAAAACCTACAAACAACTGCAGGAAAATTTAACCGCCTGGGAAGCGCGCTGGGAAGAAGCCCAGTTGGCCCTCGAAGCGTTGCTGGCAGAACTGGAAAAAAATCTTTCATGAAAGGCTCTGCAAAAAATGGATGGCCGGGAGGTTAAAGATGGGCGTGGCTGGAGGGTGTCTCAAAAGCGACATCAAGTGTATATATATGCAAAAAAAGAGAAAGTTTTACAATAGCCCTCACCCCCTTTCCCCCTCTCCCGATTTTCGGGAGAGGGGGAATTAAAGGGGGTGAGGGAAAGAAAAACTTTATAAAAATACAATGTCTTTGACTTTTGAGACAGCCCCAGAAATAGAATTCTGCGCCGGAATGGATCGGCAGGCAAATGACTCCACTCTCGTACTCAATGCCATCGCTTTGAACGGCCATTGTTTTCTCCATTTGATTTTGAAAAAATTTTAACGCAAATTAGAAAAAAATACAATCTTGCAGCTTTAAAATTCAAACCCGTTCGTTGCGCAACGTTTGTTTAACGGACCAGGGAATTGCTGCAACCGGGGCATGGAAATAAGAGGCATTGCCCTTAAGCTGAAAAAAAAGAAACCATAGGAAAGTCGGCAACTTGCAGGAACGCACACTTCAGCAAAAATCCGTTCGCGGGGTTAAGTGGCAAATCGGCACGGAAATTCTGGCCCGCGGCATTCAGTTAGTGACCATATTTGTGCTGGCTCGCCTGCTTATGCCCGCCGATTTCGGTTTGATTGGCATGGCGCTCATTTTTACGCAGTTAGCCTATGTTCTGTTTGACATGGGCTTAAGCGTGCCGTTGATTCAAAAAAAAGACCTCGAAGCGCGCCACTACCAGACCGCCTTTAGCGTGTTTTTACTATTAGCGATTGTCTTTTACACGGCGGTGTTTAGCGCGGCTCCGCTGGCGGCTCGTTTCTTCAAAAACGAACAGCTGATTTCCATCTTGCGCTGGCTGAGCGTTATCTTTTTTCTGTATGCCCTGCGCGGCGTGGCCGCCATCCGCTTAACCAAACAATTGCGCTTCAGGGCGATGGGCGTGTTGCAGTTAATTTCTGTGCTCGTTTACGGAGCCATTGCCATTGCGCTTGCCCTGAATGGCGCGGGCGTCTGGAGTTTTGTGGCGGCCATCATCGGGCAGGAATTGGTGCTGACCGCGGCCTTTTTACTGGTTCTAAAAGAATGGTACGCCCCGGTGCTGTCCAGGTCCACACTGGCAGAACTCACCGGCTTTGGCGCAACGGTGTTTGTAACGCGCATTACCGGTTACCTCAATGTCAACCTGCCCAATATTGTCATCGGCCGCTGGCTGGGCGAAAGCGCGCTGGGCTTTTATTCTGTCGGCTATCAATTGGTAGATTTCCCCGTGCAGCGCATTTCCAAAAATATTTTGCGCGTCATGTTCCCCACCTTTTCCAAGGTGCAGGATAACCCGCAAGAGTTTAATTATTTTTATCAGGAAACCTTACGCGGTATGCTGCTGGCGGTATTGCCCATCTTTGCATGTATGGCTCTGGTGGCGCCGGAGTTCGTCAATATTTTTTACGGCCCGAACTGGCAACCGCTGATTCCCGTTTTGCAAATCTTAACCATTGTGGGCCTTTCCCGCTCATTGTGGACACTAAGCAGCGTTGTCTTTCTGGCTAAAGGTCGGCCGCAAACCGAATTGAAAATGAATCTTGCTTATTTTGTTTCTCTTTTAATTGTTTTGTCGTTGGTGTACGCTGCCGGTTTGCAGGCGGTTGTAAGCAGCGTGGCCTTGCTTATCTTTAGCTTTATGCTCGTCTTTTTACTTTCCAGTTTAAAGATGATGAAATTCTCGTTGAAGCAATGGATTAAAACGGCCCGCGCCCCCCTTTTGGGCAGCGTGCTGATGGCCATTCCGGTGTGGGCGCTTAAGACGCAGATTTTATCGGACAGTAGTATGCTGTTACGCCTGCTTTTAATCGTCGGGCTGGCCGGTTTGCTGTACGTGGTCTCCGTTCTTTTAATCGATCGCTCTTTGTTTTCATACCTGCGGCGCATAATGAATTCAAAATGATCGTAGAACGGCGCTGGCTAATTTTTAAAGTTGCGAAAAACATTTTGGTAAACTAATGCCGTAAAATCCGATTATAAAGGTAATGCTGGCATGGTTCCGGATTGGCGTGAACGATTTTTAGCGGATGGGAAAATGGCCAGGGCGTTTTCCGGTTATGTTTGTTAGCCGCAAGTAAACGGTGTTTTTCTTTTACCGCGAAAGTCCGGGATATTGCACAAAAGGCAGGTCGATTCCCTGAACGTAAACTTAAAAGCGGGAAAAGAAGTGATTGCGGTCATGGCTTTCTCAGAGCAATTTTCGATATTGGAATAAGGCGCTGGTTTCATGAAAAAAAGAGATTTTTAATTTATCCCATAAAAGGCCGACCAGCTCCGCTAAAATGCGCGATGGAGTTGAGGGAGGAAGAATTTTAATAATAAACGGGGTTGTTTAATAGATGAAAAGATTTTTAATTGCATTGGTGTTGCCCTTGAGCTTATGGGCGCAGAATGATCCGCTAACCTGGCAAAAGCACGTGGTGCTCGATACGTTAATCGGCATCAAAAAGCTGGCCATTGCCAATCTGGATCTTGACGCCAACAGAGATATG
This sequence is a window from Caldithrix abyssi DSM 13497. Protein-coding genes within it:
- a CDS encoding site-specific integrase; amino-acid sequence: MTRLFHRFVQDMQLRNFSESTIRSYTYALKQLAAHFDKAPELINEQEIKAYFLYNRNVKHWSRAAFSVSISATKFFFEKTMQKQWNVFGLVRSPRDKSLPEILRLKEVNKIFSCIKM
- a CDS encoding ABC-F family ATP-binding cassette domain-containing protein; translation: MLQINDLSYEIGERKLLNNVSFAVHPGQKIGLIGPNGAGKTTLLRILAGELKPLSGSILMPRGYKIGYLPQEQVAFGVGSLLGAVLEGHAEIQQIEMQIHEIQSQLTGNDAHNARLLKKLGELQDRFSLLGGYELESEAKKILMGLGFKESDFFRPLKEFSGGWRMRAYLAKILLIKPDLLLLDEPTNHLDLPSLEWIEGFLKTFTGSMIIISHDRYFLDRLAQIIAELQHGQLTLYHGNYHFYEQEKAKRQEQLIKQWEEQQAEIQRIQRFIDRFRYKATKAAQVQSRIKKLEKLERIELPEEEKFIRFKIRAAVQSYKDVLQIENLFFRYVETQPWIFQGVDFRLYRGQKIALVGPNGVGKTTFTRLITGELKPTQGKIQAGQRVKISYYAQHQVDALNLDSTVMEAVQQSAAPEFSGKERDILGTFGLSGDAVEKPIKVLSGGEKARVSLAKILLSPANFLIMDEPTNHLDLKSREALEFALNDYDGTLLLISHDRYFLDKLVQKVVEIKDGKLYEYEGNYSDYLRLKEVRVFIDQKEKSSAEQKPESKKSAGRKSKEQKRLEAEARQKISRQRKKLAAEIEQLENQIEQAEAQKADLEKQLADPATYQNSARAVELQKTYKQLQENLTAWEARWEEAQLALEALLAELEKNLS
- a CDS encoding lipopolysaccharide biosynthesis protein yields the protein MQERTLQQKSVRGVKWQIGTEILARGIQLVTIFVLARLLMPADFGLIGMALIFTQLAYVLFDMGLSVPLIQKKDLEARHYQTAFSVFLLLAIVFYTAVFSAAPLAARFFKNEQLISILRWLSVIFFLYALRGVAAIRLTKQLRFRAMGVLQLISVLVYGAIAIALALNGAGVWSFVAAIIGQELVLTAAFLLVLKEWYAPVLSRSTLAELTGFGATVFVTRITGYLNVNLPNIVIGRWLGESALGFYSVGYQLVDFPVQRISKNILRVMFPTFSKVQDNPQEFNYFYQETLRGMLLAVLPIFACMALVAPEFVNIFYGPNWQPLIPVLQILTIVGLSRSLWTLSSVVFLAKGRPQTELKMNLAYFVSLLIVLSLVYAAGLQAVVSSVALLIFSFMLVFLLSSLKMMKFSLKQWIKTARAPLLGSVLMAIPVWALKTQILSDSSMLLRLLLIVGLAGLLYVVSVLLIDRSLFSYLRRIMNSK